The following coding sequences are from one Ignavibacteriales bacterium window:
- the bshB1 gene encoding bacillithiol biosynthesis deacetylase BshB1, producing the protein MKTDVLAIGAHPDDIELSCGGTIAKLVKQGYGVALADVTQGELGTRGTKEIRAKEAQDAAHILGVSTRRNLRIPDGNVEVNKSNVQKLIVLIRELKPAILIIPHFVERHPDHVSTHHLAKQAWYYSGLQKLKTSQGGARQLPHRPHHYFEFMQWHEFESSFIVDITGSYETKMKAVRAHTSQFFNPRSSDPETKLSSPEFLETIETRAKYYGQRIGVKYGEPFLTHYSLGVKDVFDLIIHKR; encoded by the coding sequence ATGAAAACAGACGTCCTCGCCATCGGAGCCCACCCGGATGATATCGAATTGTCCTGCGGCGGTACGATCGCCAAACTCGTCAAGCAAGGCTACGGAGTCGCCCTCGCAGACGTTACTCAAGGGGAGCTGGGAACCCGCGGCACGAAAGAGATCCGCGCCAAAGAAGCACAGGACGCTGCACACATCCTCGGCGTAAGCACAAGGCGCAATCTGCGCATTCCCGACGGCAATGTTGAAGTCAACAAGTCAAACGTGCAGAAGCTCATAGTCCTCATCCGGGAGCTCAAACCAGCCATTCTCATTATCCCTCACTTTGTTGAACGGCATCCGGATCATGTGAGCACACACCATCTTGCCAAACAAGCATGGTACTACTCCGGGCTTCAGAAGCTGAAGACTTCTCAGGGGGGCGCCAGGCAGCTCCCGCATCGTCCGCATCATTATTTTGAATTCATGCAGTGGCACGAATTCGAATCCTCGTTCATCGTCGACATTACCGGTTCGTACGAAACGAAGATGAAAGCTGTCAGGGCGCACACATCGCAGTTCTTCAATCCCAGGAGCAGCGATCCCGAAACAAAACTGAGCAGCCCTGAATTTCTGGAAACCATTGAAACCCGCGCAAAGTACTATGGCCAGCGCATCGGGGTGAAGTACGGTGAGCCTTTTCTGACCCACTATTCTCTTGGTGTCAAGGACGTGTTCGACCTCATCATCCACAAGCGCTAA
- a CDS encoding class A beta-lactamase-related serine hydrolase: MSRTIILILMTLVPTVVSSQNLENLRTDIRQMLSSAEGTFAVAFKTLDGSADVMINERAMFHAASTMKTPVMIEVFHQAEEGRFRLDDSLTIRNEFKSIVDGSPYQLDLGDDSDESMYKRIGGKVSIRELVCQMITVSSNLATNILIQLVDARNVTATMRKLGAPDIEVLRGVEDSKAFEKGLNNRTSAHDLALVFRALAVGKAGNQSSSREMTDILLAQKFRDIIPALLPPDVKVAHKTGSINGVEHDSGIVILPDGRRYILVVLSKDLKDAAKGKAVLAAVSRRIFDFMMEAR, translated from the coding sequence ATGAGTCGAACAATAATTCTGATTCTTATGACACTTGTCCCAACTGTTGTTTCAAGTCAGAATCTCGAGAATCTCCGGACTGACATTCGCCAGATGCTCAGTTCAGCTGAGGGGACATTTGCTGTCGCGTTCAAAACGTTGGATGGCAGCGCCGATGTCATGATCAATGAGAGGGCGATGTTCCATGCAGCGAGCACGATGAAAACCCCTGTGATGATCGAGGTCTTCCATCAGGCGGAGGAGGGGCGCTTCAGACTCGATGACAGCCTGACCATACGAAATGAGTTCAAGAGTATTGTCGATGGTTCTCCGTACCAGCTTGATCTTGGAGATGACAGCGACGAATCGATGTACAAACGCATCGGGGGCAAAGTCTCCATCCGCGAACTCGTCTGTCAGATGATTACCGTGAGCAGCAACCTCGCGACAAATATCTTGATTCAGCTCGTTGACGCAAGGAACGTCACTGCCACGATGCGGAAACTCGGGGCACCTGATATCGAGGTGTTGCGTGGTGTGGAAGATTCGAAGGCATTCGAGAAGGGGTTGAACAACCGTACGTCCGCTCATGATCTTGCGCTTGTTTTTCGCGCTCTTGCAGTTGGGAAGGCGGGTAACCAATCGTCCTCCCGAGAAATGACCGACATTCTTCTTGCCCAGAAGTTCCGGGATATCATTCCGGCTTTGCTCCCACCCGATGTCAAGGTTGCTCACAAGACAGGCAGCATCAACGGCGTTGAACACGATTCGGGCATCGTGATTCTCCCTGATGGCCGAAGGTATATCCTCGTCGTTCTATCCAAAGATCTGAAAGACGCAGCCAAGGGGAAAGCGGTTCTTGCAGCGGTTTCAAGACGTATCTTTGATTTCATGATGGAAGCGAGGTAG
- a CDS encoding Gfo/Idh/MocA family oxidoreductase, with product MQKVRIAVVGMGTIGQTVHLPILAKIPEVEIVAVCDLEASKAEFVSRKYEIPRYYTDLEEMLKTEEDLDGVDICTSTFSHLDAAVASLEAKRHVLVEKPLARTLDEAVKIVNAAKKNQRKLMVGMNNRFRPDAMILKSMIQGGELGKIFYAKAGWLRKLKTTSPWLTKKEKSGGGVVLDLGIVMFDLAFWLMGLPEAKEVIASNYSHNTKGVEDSSVVFIKMKNGSTLTIESSWSFESESDFFYCDCFGMDGGGSLNPFRIMKRMHGNLVNVTPASHETPQTLYWKSYDNELRHWVGSLRGLHPVLSTGDEALHRMRIVDAIYQSAKKGKSVVVKAS from the coding sequence ATGCAGAAAGTGCGGATTGCAGTTGTCGGGATGGGAACGATCGGTCAGACTGTTCATCTCCCCATTCTCGCGAAGATACCGGAAGTCGAGATTGTCGCGGTCTGTGACCTGGAGGCATCCAAGGCTGAATTCGTTTCAAGAAAATACGAGATCCCCAGATACTACACGGACCTCGAGGAGATGCTGAAGACTGAAGAGGATCTTGACGGGGTCGACATTTGCACATCGACGTTCTCTCATCTTGATGCTGCTGTTGCGTCGCTCGAGGCAAAGAGGCATGTCCTGGTCGAAAAGCCACTTGCGAGAACTCTCGACGAGGCTGTGAAGATCGTGAATGCCGCAAAGAAGAATCAGCGGAAGTTGATGGTCGGCATGAACAATCGATTCCGGCCGGATGCGATGATCCTCAAAAGCATGATCCAGGGGGGAGAATTGGGCAAGATCTTCTACGCGAAGGCCGGATGGCTGCGCAAGTTGAAGACGACGAGCCCCTGGCTTACGAAGAAGGAGAAGTCCGGCGGGGGAGTGGTGCTTGATCTGGGTATCGTGATGTTCGACCTTGCGTTCTGGCTTATGGGTTTGCCGGAGGCAAAAGAAGTCATCGCGTCAAATTACTCCCACAACACCAAGGGTGTGGAAGACTCATCGGTTGTCTTCATAAAAATGAAGAATGGTTCGACGCTTACTATTGAATCGAGCTGGTCGTTCGAGTCGGAATCAGATTTCTTCTATTGCGATTGCTTCGGGATGGACGGGGGAGGGTCCCTGAATCCCTTCCGTATCATGAAGCGGATGCATGGAAACCTAGTTAATGTCACGCCCGCGTCGCATGAAACACCGCAGACGTTGTACTGGAAATCGTATGACAATGAGTTGCGGCATTGGGTAGGTTCGCTACGGGGTCTGCATCCGGTGCTCTCAACCGGAGATGAAGCGCTCCACCGGATGAGAATTGTGGACGCGATCTATCAATCTGCGAAAAAAGGGAAGAGCGTCGTCGTGAAAGCGTCGTAG
- a CDS encoding exodeoxyribonuclease VII small subunit, with protein sequence MGTKKTPKGSFEHSLKRLEEIIDSLEQGKVTLDEAVGLYEEGIALSKECAEKLKVTELKIRKLAKSVDGEFEVTDLDQE encoded by the coding sequence ATGGGAACGAAGAAAACGCCGAAGGGATCGTTTGAACATTCGCTCAAGCGGCTGGAAGAAATCATCGACTCGCTCGAACAGGGAAAGGTGACGCTGGACGAGGCGGTAGGGCTCTATGAAGAAGGAATTGCGCTTTCGAAAGAATGCGCTGAGAAACTCAAAGTGACCGAGCTGAAAATCAGGAAACTGGCGAAGTCGGTCGACGGAGAATTTGAAGTCACAGATTTGGATCAGGAATGA
- the xseA gene encoding exodeoxyribonuclease VII large subunit, which translates to MLSIAMFLIFKKKEVYESPHMTIEKQVISVTDITRQIKFSLEQRFTRVWIQGEISNFKRHTSGHLYFTLKDEGAQISATMWRSRASGLLFTPEDGMKVIARGGVTVYPPRGSYQIDVDQITPVGVGELQIAFERLKQKLAAEGLFSEERKRPLPLFPERIGIITSETGAALQDMRTVLGRRFPAVEVVLLSVRVQGAGASDEIAQALREMNQYGNVDVIIIGRGGGSLEDLWAFNEEIVARAIASSKIPVVSAVGHEIDFTIADFVADLRAPTPSAAAELVVPDRLELLEVIRNNEYTMRQSLLQMIAANRERIGGLVSSYAFNRPRDLIREFVQRIDELSRSMSVNLAHRYERAAQDVDSLSKRLVGVGPSNILKRGYAIVRKGKDVVTRSGELRPHDEAVIEFHDGKVATKVQ; encoded by the coding sequence GTGCTCTCCATCGCAATGTTTCTTATATTCAAAAAGAAGGAGGTCTATGAGTCTCCCCACATGACAATAGAAAAACAGGTCATATCTGTCACAGATATCACGCGTCAGATCAAGTTCTCGCTCGAACAGCGGTTCACGAGGGTCTGGATCCAGGGAGAGATATCGAATTTCAAACGGCATACTTCTGGACATCTCTACTTCACCCTGAAAGACGAAGGAGCGCAGATCTCCGCCACGATGTGGCGCAGCAGGGCTTCCGGGCTCCTTTTCACGCCTGAAGATGGCATGAAGGTCATTGCCCGCGGCGGGGTCACCGTCTACCCACCGCGCGGGAGTTACCAGATTGACGTAGATCAGATTACGCCCGTCGGCGTTGGCGAACTGCAGATTGCCTTCGAGCGGCTGAAACAGAAACTGGCAGCGGAAGGGCTGTTCTCTGAGGAAAGAAAGCGCCCGCTTCCTCTCTTCCCTGAAAGAATTGGAATCATTACTTCTGAAACCGGTGCTGCCTTGCAGGACATGCGGACAGTGCTCGGCCGGCGGTTCCCGGCTGTTGAAGTGGTGCTCTTGTCAGTTCGTGTCCAGGGTGCTGGCGCATCGGACGAAATTGCGCAGGCGCTCCGGGAAATGAACCAGTACGGAAACGTGGATGTGATCATCATCGGGCGGGGAGGTGGGTCACTGGAAGATCTCTGGGCATTCAACGAGGAGATTGTCGCCAGAGCAATCGCGTCGTCGAAGATCCCGGTTGTGAGTGCAGTGGGGCACGAAATCGATTTCACAATCGCCGATTTTGTAGCCGACCTTCGCGCACCGACTCCATCCGCTGCAGCGGAGCTCGTTGTGCCGGACCGGCTGGAGCTTCTTGAAGTTATTCGCAACAATGAGTATACTATGAGGCAATCGCTGCTCCAGATGATTGCAGCCAACCGCGAACGGATTGGCGGCCTCGTTTCAAGCTATGCATTCAACAGGCCGAGAGACCTTATTCGCGAATTTGTTCAGCGGATTGATGAACTTTCCCGGTCGATGAGCGTCAACCTCGCTCATCGATACGAACGGGCCGCCCAGGATGTCGATTCGCTGTCGAAAAGACTCGTTGGTGTCGGTCCCTCCAATATCCTGAAACGCGGGTATGCAATTGTGCGGAAAGGGAAGGATGTGGTGACGCGTTCCGGTGAACTGCGGCCCCATGACGAAGCTGTGATAGAGTTCCACGACGGTAAAGTCGCTACGAAGGTGCAATGA
- a CDS encoding SAM-dependent chlorinase/fluorinase: MSRTQPLVALLTDFGLSDHYVASMKGVLHSISPSLHVVDISHEVEAHNPARAAYAIWASYRSFPKRTVFACVVDPGVGTSREIVIAQTSQHVFVAPQNGILDLVLWSEKVNTVTVVQFESKRVRTMLPPLVSNSFHGRDVFAPLAAHLAMGIAPRYLGTKRLVDWVQAPFVDESHPSVKASILSIDRFGNIITNVACVRFQRPPGLIGIKLGSKRIARWIENYDSAPPDVSCLIAGSSGLVEIVMKRRNAAAALEANQLDSLEIIRQ; this comes from the coding sequence ATGTCAAGAACTCAGCCTCTGGTTGCGCTCCTCACAGATTTTGGGTTGTCTGATCACTACGTCGCGTCGATGAAGGGAGTTTTGCACTCGATCTCTCCGTCGTTGCATGTAGTGGATATCAGTCATGAGGTCGAGGCGCACAACCCAGCCCGTGCGGCGTACGCGATATGGGCTTCGTATCGTTCTTTCCCGAAACGCACGGTTTTTGCATGTGTGGTGGATCCTGGTGTTGGCACGTCGAGGGAGATAGTGATAGCCCAAACCAGTCAGCACGTCTTTGTCGCGCCTCAGAATGGCATCCTTGATCTAGTACTATGGTCAGAGAAGGTAAATACAGTCACCGTCGTCCAGTTCGAGAGCAAGAGGGTTCGCACTATGCTCCCGCCCCTGGTTTCGAATTCTTTTCATGGACGTGACGTCTTCGCGCCGCTCGCTGCACACCTTGCAATGGGGATAGCGCCACGCTATCTCGGGACGAAACGGCTCGTAGATTGGGTGCAAGCTCCGTTTGTCGACGAATCGCATCCCTCTGTCAAAGCGAGTATACTTAGTATCGATCGATTCGGGAACATCATCACAAATGTCGCTTGCGTTCGGTTTCAGCGGCCCCCTGGCTTGATAGGCATCAAGCTCGGATCAAAGAGGATCGCCAGGTGGATAGAGAACTATGATTCAGCGCCTCCTGATGTTTCGTGTCTCATCGCAGGGAGCAGCGGACTTGTGGAAATTGTCATGAAAAGACGGAATGCGGCTGCGGCACTTGAAGCGAATCAACTTGATTCACTAGAGATCATCAGGCAATGA
- the dxs gene encoding 1-deoxy-D-xylulose-5-phosphate synthase — protein sequence MSDSQQHYEFLSKINLPEDLRKLEVKDLPKVCAEVREFLIDSVSKSGGHFGAGLGTVELTVALHYAFHTPKDKLIWDTGHQAYPHKILTGRKDRMETIRQLGGLSGFLKRNESEYDVFGAGHASTSISAALGIATARDFDGENFKVVAIAGDGSLTGGMAYEAMNNAGLLKRDMIVILNDNEMVSLSSVRPTLWSLHNYFSEALTHPSYNKFKTNVWELTGKLDTFGDRLRSVAQKVERGVKAVVTPGMMFEALGFRYFGPFNGHNVYKLVEIFKHVQDLKGPILIHVRTMKGKGYAPAEKEATRLHGVTPFDKITGISPKKPHELPAYTKVFGEALVEVCRLNPKVVGITAAMPDGTGLTLLHTELPERFFDVGIAEQHAVTFAAGLATEGYIPVTAIYSTFLQRAFDQVVHDCAIQKLHVVFVLDRGGLVGADGPTHHGALDLSYLRCVQGMVVMAPKDEQELRDMLFTAVEYKDGPIALRYPRGNSLGVSLRKGFQKLEIGKSETVRIGKHVALLAIGNMVPSSLEAAELLAAEGIEAEVVNMRFVKPLDDEAVRSVAQRIGSVVTVEDNVTDGGFGSAVLESLSRQGLTGVAVKLHGLPNDFVEQGTPGELYRMSNLDGPGIARVVREFLFSRKNAGAPQAAGSR from the coding sequence ATGAGCGATTCACAACAGCACTACGAGTTTTTGAGCAAGATCAATCTCCCGGAAGACCTCCGCAAGCTTGAGGTGAAGGACCTTCCGAAGGTTTGCGCTGAGGTGCGGGAGTTCCTCATCGACTCCGTATCGAAATCGGGTGGTCACTTCGGAGCCGGCCTCGGCACAGTTGAACTTACCGTGGCGTTGCATTACGCATTTCACACGCCGAAGGACAAGCTCATCTGGGATACCGGACATCAGGCGTATCCGCATAAGATACTGACGGGGCGAAAGGATCGGATGGAGACGATCCGGCAGCTGGGCGGATTGAGCGGTTTCCTCAAGCGGAATGAAAGCGAGTATGACGTTTTCGGAGCCGGGCACGCCAGTACGTCGATATCGGCGGCGCTCGGGATCGCGACCGCGAGGGACTTTGACGGGGAGAACTTCAAGGTTGTCGCGATCGCTGGTGATGGATCGCTGACAGGCGGGATGGCGTATGAGGCAATGAATAACGCGGGCCTCTTGAAGAGAGATATGATCGTCATTTTGAACGATAATGAAATGGTCTCGCTCTCCTCTGTCCGCCCGACCCTTTGGTCCCTGCACAATTACTTCTCAGAAGCGCTGACGCACCCGTCATACAACAAGTTCAAGACGAATGTGTGGGAGTTGACAGGCAAGCTGGATACGTTTGGAGACCGCCTCCGGTCGGTTGCTCAAAAGGTCGAGCGCGGTGTGAAAGCGGTTGTGACACCGGGAATGATGTTTGAAGCCCTCGGGTTTCGCTATTTCGGTCCGTTCAATGGGCACAATGTCTACAAGCTCGTAGAGATCTTCAAACATGTTCAGGATCTGAAAGGTCCCATCCTGATTCACGTACGGACGATGAAAGGGAAGGGATACGCTCCCGCCGAGAAAGAAGCGACGCGCTTGCACGGTGTGACGCCGTTCGACAAAATCACGGGAATTTCGCCAAAGAAACCGCATGAATTGCCAGCGTATACCAAAGTCTTCGGAGAGGCATTGGTTGAAGTGTGCAGGCTGAATCCAAAAGTTGTCGGCATCACCGCTGCGATGCCGGACGGGACCGGTCTTACCCTGCTTCACACCGAATTGCCCGAGCGGTTCTTTGACGTCGGGATCGCGGAACAGCACGCAGTGACATTCGCTGCCGGATTGGCCACAGAGGGCTACATTCCGGTGACGGCAATATACTCGACGTTTCTCCAGCGCGCATTTGATCAGGTTGTCCATGACTGCGCCATCCAGAAATTGCATGTAGTGTTCGTGCTCGACCGGGGCGGACTCGTAGGAGCTGACGGTCCAACCCATCACGGCGCACTTGACCTTTCGTACCTCCGTTGTGTGCAGGGGATGGTTGTCATGGCGCCAAAAGACGAACAAGAACTTCGCGATATGTTGTTTACAGCTGTCGAATACAAGGATGGGCCTATAGCTCTCCGTTATCCCCGCGGCAATTCCCTTGGCGTGTCTTTGAGGAAAGGGTTTCAAAAGCTGGAAATCGGTAAGAGCGAGACAGTTCGGATCGGGAAGCACGTTGCGCTGCTGGCTATAGGCAACATGGTGCCATCCTCGCTGGAGGCGGCCGAGTTGCTTGCGGCTGAAGGTATCGAAGCTGAAGTGGTAAATATGCGGTTTGTGAAACCCCTTGATGATGAGGCCGTCCGATCGGTTGCGCAACGGATTGGCTCCGTTGTCACTGTGGAGGACAACGTGACTGACGGCGGGTTTGGTTCAGCAGTGCTCGAATCGTTGAGCAGGCAGGGGCTGACAGGTGTGGCCGTGAAGCTTCACGGACTGCCGAACGATTTCGTGGAACAAGGAACACCGGGCGAGCTCTACCGAATGTCGAATCTCGATGGGCCGGGAATCGCGCGGGTGGTTCGCGAGTTTCTTTTCTCCCGCAAGAATGCGGGAGCACCTCAAGCGGCAGGATCCAGATAA